Genomic DNA from Gemmatimonadota bacterium:
CGATGCCGTAGCTTAGCTGCAGGTTCCAGGGCAGGTCAGGGGCGGGTCGCAGAGCGGCGCTGGCGCCCAGGCGCCATTCGGCGCCGCCATGGCCGAGCAGCAGGGCGCCGCCGATCTCCGGGTCGAAGGGCAGGCTTGCCCGATAGATGAGTCCGGCGCCGAGAAGGGCGCGGGCCTGGCGTCCGGGGCCGTGGTTGGTCCAGGTGTATCGGAAGCTGATGCCCGCGGCCAGGCCGTCCGGCAGTGTACTGGCCGCGCTGAGCGTGATCAGCTCCTGGGCGAAGTCAATGGCGGGGTCGAGCGAGTCGGCCATGGGCGTGGTGGTGGTCCGGACGATGCCCTCGATCTGCAGGTGCTGGTAGCCCAGGGCGAGTGCCCATGGGGTGCGGGGCTGCCAGGCGACCGCCAGTGCCACGCCGCCGAGGCCGGTGGCATCAGGCCCCTCAATGTCCGCGACCAGCGCTTCCAGCCGGCCGTCCAGGGCGGTGATGGCGGCGGGGTTCCAAAACGCTGCGGCCGCGCCCGGCAGCACTGCTTCCGCGATGCTGCTGGTCCGGGCAGGCCAATCGAGCACCAGTTGCGCGCCTGCTGGGCGGGCCAGGCCGAGGAGGGCGAGAAGCCCGCCCACGGCGGCAGCCCGCGAGCGAGGATTCATCTGACTTCCAGTCTACCTTCCCGCATGTGTTCCCGCATACCCTGCCGTTCTCCTTCCCCCGTACCTTACCCGCCTTCTCCGCTTGTGTCTCCCGCCATGCCTTCTCGGGTTCCCTGGCTTCCCTGGCTTCCCTGAACCAACTTGATGGCCTTCGGGCCGCGGTGTAACTTAACGAGCTTTGGCACCCGGCGAAAAGCCTGCTCCGGACCAGGATTGAGGCGCGCTTGCTGCTGACCGACCTGCTGACGCCTGAGCGCATCAGGATTCCGCTCCAGGCCACTACCAAGGACGAGTTGCTCCGCGAACTGGTCGAGGTTGTCACGCGTGGGGATGGCGTAGACGATGCGGAGGACGTACTTCGTGCGGTGCGCGAGCGGGAGGCGGTGCTCTCGACCGGGATCGGGAGCGGCGTGGCGATCCCGCATGGCAAGTCGGCGTTCCTTCCAGACCTGCGCCTGGCGGCAGGGCGCACGGCTGTGCCCGTAGATTTTGGTGCGCTGGATGGCCAGCCGGTGCGCCTGTTCTTCCTGCTGGTCGGTCCGGAGCACGCAGCCGGCCCGCACATCAAGGCGCTGAGCCGTATTTCCCGTCTGGTGCGCGACGAGGCTGTGCGCCGCGACCTGATTGCGGCGGCCGATGCACAGGCCTTTTACCGCGCCCTGCAGCAAGCAGAAGGCAGTTGAGGAGCCGCTTGCTGGCTTATGCACCCGCCGCGGTCTGGGCGGCGTTTCTACTTCTTCTGGGCAGCCGGCCGGACTTGCCCGCCGTCGCCTCGCCCTTCCCGCTGGACAAGCTGGCGCACCTCCTGCTTTACGGCCTGCTCGGTCTGCTGGCTGGCCTCGGCTGGCGCGCAGCAGGGCGGCGACCGGCGTGGGTCTGGCCTCTCATGGGGGCGCTGCTCGTGGGAATCCTGGATGAA
This window encodes:
- a CDS encoding PTS sugar transporter subunit IIA, translated to MLLTDLLTPERIRIPLQATTKDELLRELVEVVTRGDGVDDAEDVLRAVREREAVLSTGIGSGVAIPHGKSAFLPDLRLAAGRTAVPVDFGALDGQPVRLFFLLVGPEHAAGPHIKALSRISRLVRDEAVRRDLIAAADAQAFYRALQQAEGS